A single Numenius arquata chromosome 1, bNumArq3.hap1.1, whole genome shotgun sequence DNA region contains:
- the LOC141466531 gene encoding erythroblast NAD(P)(+)--arginine ADP-ribosyltransferase-like, with protein MEHLVLGLVLLAGALAAGNPLNLKAVDKKVLDMAPNSFDDQYQGCSPKMEEELGELNRTEFANNRVYANYWAMAAAEWQKREGHVPKPPAMRTEHAVALLAYTLDGDLYKDFNAAVREAGSSRKEYLEKFHFKTLHFLLTQALRILWEAQPPQCYQVYRGVRGIRFTAQRKDHVRFGQFASTSFLKLVAKRFKGTLFSVSTCYGVPIRHFSFYPNENEVLIPPYERFVVTSITKRWKRTHIQLESVGTYSNYNCEWVKEKQCQDQPCEFSTAEPGAPAANGEGDP; from the exons ATGGAGCACCTGGTGCTGGGATTGGTGCTGCTGGCCGGGGCTCTGGCTGCCGGCAACCCCCTGAACCTCAAGGCAGTTGATAAGAAGGTGCTGGACATGGCCCCCAACTCCTTCGATGACCAGTACCAGGGCTGCAGCCCCAAgatggaggaggagctgggggagctcaACCGCACCGAGTTCGCCAACAACAGAGTCTATGCCAACTACTGGGCCATGGCTGCTGCCGAATGGCAGAAGCGGGAGGGTCATGTCCCCAAGCCGCCAGCAATGCGGACGGAGCATGCAGTGGCCCTACTGGCATACACCCTGGATGGAGACTTGTACAAGGATTTCAACGCGGCCGTGCGCGAGGCCGGGTCCTCCCGCAAGGAATACCTGGAGAAATTCCATTTCAAGACGCTGCATTTCCTCCTGACCCAGGCCCTGAGAATCCTGTGGGAAGCCCAGCCCCCGCAGTGCTACCAGGTCTACCGGGGAGTCCGGGGCATCCGCTTCACCGCCCAGCGCAAAGATCATGTCCGCTTTGGCCAATTTGCCTCCACCTCCTTCTTGAAGTTGGTTGCCAAGAGATTCAAGGGTACCCTCTTCTCAGTGTCCACCTGCTATGGCGTCCCCATCAGGCACTTCTCCTTCTACCCCAACGAGAATGAGGTCCTCATCCCGCCCTACGAGAGATTCGTGGTCACCAGCATCACCAAACGTTGGAAGAGAACCCACATCCAGCTCGAGTCCGTGGGCACATACAGCAACTACAACTGTGAATGGGTGAAAG AGAAGCAATGCCAGGACCAGCCGTGTGAGTTCAGCACTGCTGAGCCCGGAGCCCCCGCTGCCAATGGGGAGGGTGACCCCTGA